The following are from one region of the Microbacterium sp. cx-55 genome:
- a CDS encoding histone-like nucleoid-structuring protein Lsr2: protein MAKKQITQITDDLDGSVLEEGVAVQFSLEGRSYEIDLSIENAEKIREALAPFINAGRLVSGHRSGAQGRSAKKDSRDLSAVRAWAAANGYEVSARGRVPLAILEAYDAAH from the coding sequence ATGGCAAAGAAGCAGATTACCCAGATCACAGACGACCTCGACGGTTCTGTTCTCGAGGAGGGCGTAGCCGTCCAGTTCTCGCTGGAGGGACGCAGCTACGAAATCGACCTTTCGATTGAGAACGCCGAAAAGATTCGAGAAGCCCTCGCACCTTTCATCAACGCCGGCCGACTAGTCTCCGGCCACAGATCCGGGGCGCAAGGTCGGTCAGCAAAAAAAGACTCGCGTGATCTCAGTGCGGTTCGCGCATGGGCCGCGGCGAATGGCTACGAGGTGAGCGCGCGCGGTCGCGTTCCCCTCGCCATTCTTGAGGCGTACGACGCAGCACACTGA
- a CDS encoding helix-turn-helix domain-containing protein produces MNLSPAASPEWAQFARELGINLRRARDAKVLTQEQMAERASISLYAYQQYERGAVTRGGAATNPRLATILAICQVLDIAVEELLPPVPSLTAP; encoded by the coding sequence GTGAACCTCAGCCCCGCCGCGTCGCCCGAATGGGCGCAGTTTGCTCGGGAGCTTGGGATCAATCTGCGCCGCGCCCGCGACGCGAAGGTGCTCACCCAAGAGCAGATGGCTGAGCGAGCCAGCATCTCGCTGTACGCCTATCAGCAGTACGAACGGGGCGCCGTGACGAGAGGAGGCGCGGCAACCAACCCGCGCCTCGCCACTATCCTCGCGATCTGCCAGGTGCTGGATATCGCCGTCGAAGAGCTCCTGCCGCCCGTGCCGTCGCTCACGGCTCCCTAA
- a CDS encoding YbaB/EbfC family nucleoid-associated protein: MVFEDADAAILRVEEDVRRAQQRAERYPALQAGIDEVRARAVSLRRDIAVEVDASGVLRNLEISDAALDRGGRQVSREVMALLSAAHRDARAKTLALTAEIMGEDDPIVKAVAADLEAQETGSHAWRTGGTV, translated from the coding sequence ATGGTGTTTGAAGATGCTGACGCGGCGATCTTGCGAGTAGAAGAAGATGTGCGTAGGGCGCAGCAGCGCGCGGAGCGCTATCCGGCATTGCAGGCTGGGATCGATGAGGTCCGTGCTCGTGCAGTTTCTCTGCGGCGCGACATCGCAGTGGAGGTCGACGCCAGCGGAGTGCTCCGAAATCTTGAGATCTCCGACGCCGCGCTCGATCGCGGAGGGCGGCAAGTGAGCAGGGAAGTCATGGCGCTTCTATCCGCGGCACATCGCGACGCTCGAGCGAAGACGCTGGCGCTTACGGCCGAGATCATGGGAGAGGACGATCCGATCGTGAAGGCGGTCGCTGCGGACCTCGAAGCGCAGGAGACGGGCTCTCACGCTTGGCGCACCGGAGGCACCGTATGA
- a CDS encoding DNA/RNA non-specific endonuclease — translation MSTNSLIASPAASEPSAFGGAYLLQDGADLANAIQSGNWVEGGVAAFTTALDTVGMVIDPIGTLIANGLGWVLDHIEPLRGWLQDLSGNASEVQAFGQTWANAAGRLEQVGADLHHRLGDLDGLSGQTVDAYSAHVRDLASNLSATGQWAGAVGSGLQIASTLVQAVYELVRDAISQVVGTAISAAITTAATLGVGSPIAIGQVVTKVSALATRIGSFVTKLLRSLREFLPLIDRLAGAVEKVLARFHTRLPGGSTSPQAISERAPLSSNRLDSTGPEGWRPLSREDIDDLPVVRDGTHMSPEGRLQPDTWYQTGEHDYIYHTDSNGYIDRFHAENLELKTHEGRLSHDPDTPGKLDGDHAGHLAADQFGGSPKLDNLVSQLSHINLSDYKKLETDWANALKADPPGVVSVDVRITTDPTGRPTAFIVESTINGHMVPQTFRQ, via the coding sequence ATGAGCACGAACTCTCTGATCGCGTCTCCGGCCGCGTCTGAGCCGTCCGCTTTTGGTGGTGCATACCTGCTGCAGGACGGAGCCGACCTGGCGAATGCGATCCAGAGCGGCAACTGGGTCGAAGGGGGCGTCGCCGCCTTCACGACAGCGCTCGACACCGTCGGCATGGTCATCGACCCGATCGGTACGCTCATCGCCAATGGCCTCGGGTGGGTGCTCGATCACATTGAGCCTCTCCGCGGGTGGCTGCAGGATCTCAGTGGGAACGCTTCCGAGGTGCAGGCGTTCGGACAAACGTGGGCGAATGCTGCGGGTCGTCTGGAGCAGGTCGGCGCTGATCTTCATCACCGACTCGGCGACCTCGATGGCCTGAGCGGGCAGACCGTCGACGCGTACTCGGCGCACGTCCGCGATCTGGCGTCGAACCTGAGCGCCACGGGACAGTGGGCCGGCGCCGTCGGCTCTGGTCTGCAGATCGCTTCCACCTTGGTGCAGGCGGTCTACGAGCTCGTTCGCGACGCCATCTCGCAGGTAGTAGGGACGGCGATCAGTGCAGCGATCACCACCGCGGCGACGCTCGGAGTCGGGTCCCCGATTGCGATCGGTCAAGTCGTCACGAAGGTCAGTGCCCTGGCGACGCGGATCGGGAGCTTCGTCACCAAGCTGCTGCGGTCACTTCGCGAGTTCCTTCCGCTCATCGATCGTCTTGCGGGTGCGGTCGAGAAGGTGCTTGCGCGATTCCACACACGGTTACCTGGCGGCAGTACCTCGCCGCAGGCAATTTCTGAACGCGCGCCCCTCTCCAGCAACCGACTTGATTCGACGGGACCGGAGGGTTGGCGACCGTTATCGCGGGAGGACATTGACGATCTCCCGGTTGTCCGCGATGGCACACACATGAGTCCTGAGGGCCGTTTGCAACCTGATACGTGGTATCAGACCGGCGAGCACGACTATATCTATCACACCGACTCGAATGGCTACATCGACCGTTTCCATGCCGAGAACCTCGAGCTGAAGACGCACGAAGGCCGCCTGTCCCACGATCCAGACACACCAGGCAAACTTGACGGGGATCATGCCGGGCACCTCGCCGCGGATCAGTTTGGCGGATCGCCGAAGCTGGACAATCTCGTGAGTCAGCTGTCCCATATCAATCTCAGCGACTACAAAAAACTCGAGACTGATTGGGCTAACGCGCTGAAGGCCGATCCTCCTGGCGTAGTGAGTGTCGACGTGAGAATCACCACAGATCCCACCGGCAGGCCAACGGCATTTATCGTCGAATCGACCATCAATGGTCATATGGTGCCGCAGACATTCCGACAGTGA
- a CDS encoding type IV secretory system conjugative DNA transfer family protein: MTSWRQIHWPSPLDANQAVGFLTALASDTTRSGLTFEARTEAGKTSYLVGAEDGEVQSTVSLLRRLFPGAVLTELSHARTEVERAGRLHIRQRNLNLALDASPETLRTVLAALTHATGKGDVLVLQVVLGRALAPELLHPHSPDPTASLARVLLTGSTPPPSDVRGRLQQKLAQYRFRAVVRVGVASPSPVRRRLMVHAILAALRTLQSSGTTISLTSKNPVNLDSATVPLRQPLRLTPGELLPLLAWPVGAENLPGLPPAHPRLIAPPNTYKAPADRVFAMTTSPGGPAPVGIDIADATRHTHLYGPTGAGKSTLLQHLIAADLRAGRSVVVIDPKRDLAMDVLTLIPENRVSEVAIIDPSLARPTGINPFAGFDQPNADERRSLVADIMLDLFRGLFPTAFGPQTSDTLHVSFLTLTYAPDASLARLPQLLTDPNYRRGVVSRITDPALQGFWAQYDAKSPGQQAAAVGPAMSRLRQFLLRPGVRAVLEQANPNFELSDLFTKRRILIVSLNKGMLGTAASLIGALVVAQLWQLILARAATPPAKRRPVSIYIDEAQNFLHLGDLAEALEQSRSLGAAWHLAHQHRAQMPDKLLRAIDANARNKIIFGLEDDEARAAARLTGLDAEDFTRLPPYEIYTSLQHHGRRTGWFSARVLPPLKAVSSADAVIAEAESRFGACVETPPPVQIGLFPDANEPIGRTKRSHK, from the coding sequence ATGACTTCGTGGCGTCAGATCCACTGGCCGTCGCCGCTCGACGCCAACCAAGCGGTCGGTTTCCTGACCGCGCTCGCTTCGGACACCACCCGTTCGGGCCTCACCTTCGAGGCTCGAACGGAAGCAGGGAAGACCAGCTACCTCGTCGGGGCAGAGGACGGTGAAGTACAGAGCACCGTCTCCCTGCTCCGCCGTCTTTTCCCCGGCGCGGTCCTGACAGAGCTCAGCCACGCGCGAACTGAAGTCGAGCGGGCGGGGAGGCTCCATATTCGACAGCGCAACCTCAACTTGGCGCTCGACGCCAGCCCGGAAACCCTTCGGACCGTACTGGCGGCGCTCACCCACGCGACGGGCAAGGGCGACGTGCTCGTGCTTCAGGTAGTCCTCGGACGCGCCCTCGCACCTGAACTCCTTCACCCACATTCTCCCGACCCAACCGCATCACTGGCGCGTGTACTTCTGACGGGTTCGACGCCACCACCTTCAGATGTTCGGGGACGGCTGCAGCAGAAGCTTGCTCAGTATCGGTTCCGTGCTGTCGTCCGCGTCGGAGTGGCCTCACCGTCGCCCGTCCGTCGGCGACTCATGGTGCACGCCATACTGGCCGCGCTCAGAACGCTGCAGAGCAGCGGCACCACGATCTCGCTCACGAGTAAGAACCCGGTCAATCTGGACTCAGCGACGGTGCCGCTTCGACAGCCTCTGCGGCTCACTCCCGGCGAACTTCTCCCGCTCCTGGCATGGCCCGTTGGTGCGGAGAATCTTCCTGGTCTGCCGCCCGCGCACCCTCGCCTGATCGCACCTCCGAACACCTACAAGGCGCCGGCCGATCGGGTGTTCGCGATGACGACCTCCCCAGGAGGCCCTGCGCCGGTCGGGATCGACATCGCCGACGCCACCCGCCATACCCACCTCTACGGTCCGACGGGCGCGGGAAAGAGCACGCTCCTCCAACACCTCATCGCCGCTGACTTGCGGGCCGGCAGATCCGTTGTCGTCATCGATCCCAAGCGGGACCTCGCGATGGACGTGCTCACCCTGATCCCCGAGAACCGCGTCTCAGAGGTGGCCATCATCGATCCGTCGCTGGCGCGTCCAACGGGCATCAATCCCTTCGCAGGCTTCGACCAACCCAACGCCGACGAACGCCGCTCTCTGGTGGCGGACATCATGCTCGACCTCTTCCGAGGCCTGTTTCCGACCGCGTTCGGCCCGCAGACGTCCGACACGCTGCACGTGAGTTTCCTCACCCTGACATACGCCCCCGACGCCAGCCTTGCCCGGTTACCCCAGCTCCTGACCGACCCGAACTATCGTCGCGGAGTTGTCTCGCGCATCACGGACCCAGCGCTCCAAGGCTTCTGGGCGCAGTACGACGCCAAATCACCTGGCCAGCAAGCAGCGGCCGTTGGCCCCGCGATGAGCCGACTTCGCCAGTTCCTGCTGCGCCCAGGCGTCCGCGCCGTCCTCGAGCAAGCGAATCCAAACTTCGAGCTCAGCGACCTGTTCACGAAGCGGCGCATCCTCATCGTCAGCCTGAACAAGGGGATGCTAGGAACCGCAGCGTCCCTCATCGGCGCACTCGTCGTCGCGCAGCTCTGGCAGCTCATCCTCGCTCGCGCCGCGACACCGCCCGCAAAGCGGCGCCCGGTGAGCATCTACATCGACGAAGCGCAGAACTTCCTACACCTCGGCGATCTCGCCGAGGCGCTCGAACAGTCTCGATCGCTCGGCGCTGCCTGGCACCTCGCCCACCAACACCGCGCACAGATGCCCGACAAACTCCTGCGCGCCATCGACGCGAATGCTCGCAACAAGATCATCTTCGGACTCGAGGACGACGAAGCCCGTGCCGCCGCCCGACTCACCGGACTGGACGCGGAGGACTTCACGCGGCTTCCGCCCTACGAGATCTACACCAGCCTCCAACACCACGGCAGACGTACCGGTTGGTTCTCCGCCCGGGTACTCCCACCGCTTAAAGCCGTGTCTTCGGCAGACGCAGTGATCGCCGAAGCAGAGTCCCGGTTCGGCGCCTGCGTCGAGACCCCGCCGCCGGTACAGATCGGACTCTTCCCGGACGCAAACGAGCCGATCGGACGCACGAAACGGAGCCACAAATGA
- a CDS encoding CDP-alcohol phosphatidyltransferase family protein — protein MGRLLFIPPIVFSAIDEKFVPYIAYIAAFIAIDIFDGVIARRFGAETATRRALDGIVDKLSIHLVALVVCLGTPMAAVFWLIMLGRDLIQATVGLYVLRSRRIIAAGAKWHRSFTLSVAAWGIGLVLIGAASWPLGVLMSILGIATLIDYCAQCFKLLRMPPRAVVRSDLIDTLD, from the coding sequence GTGGGTCGACTCCTATTTATCCCACCTATTGTCTTTTCGGCCATTGACGAGAAATTTGTGCCGTACATCGCCTACATCGCCGCATTCATAGCTATAGACATATTTGATGGAGTCATTGCGCGTAGGTTCGGTGCAGAAACTGCAACGCGGCGAGCCCTAGACGGAATTGTCGACAAGCTGAGCATCCACCTCGTGGCCTTGGTGGTTTGCCTTGGTACACCCATGGCTGCCGTCTTTTGGCTAATCATGCTTGGGCGGGACTTGATTCAAGCAACGGTCGGACTTTACGTGCTCCGCTCGCGCAGAATTATCGCAGCGGGTGCGAAGTGGCATCGCTCTTTCACTCTCAGTGTCGCAGCTTGGGGGATCGGGCTGGTGCTAATAGGAGCAGCGTCCTGGCCTCTCGGAGTTCTAATGAGCATCCTGGGCATCGCGACCCTAATCGACTACTGCGCGCAATGCTTCAAGTTGCTAAGAATGCCACCGCGGGCAGTAGTTAGATCCGATTTGATCGACACCCTCGATTAG
- a CDS encoding site-specific integrase has protein sequence MESERYPENHMQFVPDIPNQWQEFADRREALLLDYGYNTARAYWADLQDWFEWAVARDKNVLTLTESDRTQYVALLRRRKYSESTIRRRLVVLRLLLART, from the coding sequence GTGGAAAGCGAACGTTATCCCGAGAACCACATGCAGTTCGTTCCCGACATCCCGAACCAATGGCAAGAGTTCGCCGATCGGCGCGAGGCACTACTGCTCGACTACGGCTACAACACCGCACGGGCCTACTGGGCGGATCTGCAGGACTGGTTCGAGTGGGCGGTCGCGCGCGACAAGAACGTACTGACGCTCACGGAATCCGACCGGACGCAGTACGTCGCACTGCTTCGGCGCCGAAAGTACAGCGAGAGCACCATTCGGCGACGGCTCGTGGTGCTTCGTCTGCTCCTCGCGCGCACATGA
- a CDS encoding MT-A70 family methyltransferase: MNSNNKRTDHTDEGAPPGHPADERPACLMIDPPWGNAGQRGQYGADQHYPLMSIEQIRAMPISDLAADNAHLYLWCYPAVRRIAEEVMEAWGFRFVDEFVWGKDQMGLGPYFRHAHETLLLGVKGRLPFQFHGQRSFAMYPRQDHSHKPEEVHILASRCSPGPYLEIFARRPFPGWKVWGNEVKSDIVIPGYPVPSDARHRREVPNA, from the coding sequence ATGAACAGCAACAACAAGAGAACTGACCACACCGACGAGGGGGCGCCCCCGGGCCATCCGGCCGACGAACGGCCTGCCTGCCTGATGATTGACCCGCCCTGGGGAAACGCAGGGCAAAGAGGGCAGTACGGCGCGGATCAGCACTACCCACTCATGTCCATCGAGCAGATCCGTGCGATGCCGATCAGCGATCTCGCCGCCGACAACGCGCACCTGTACCTCTGGTGCTACCCGGCCGTCCGCCGGATAGCCGAAGAAGTCATGGAGGCGTGGGGCTTTCGCTTCGTCGACGAGTTCGTCTGGGGAAAGGACCAGATGGGACTCGGCCCGTATTTCCGGCACGCCCACGAGACGCTCCTGCTGGGTGTCAAAGGCCGCTTGCCGTTCCAGTTCCATGGGCAGCGATCGTTCGCGATGTACCCGCGGCAGGATCACTCCCACAAGCCTGAGGAAGTGCACATTCTCGCTTCCCGATGCAGCCCCGGACCGTATCTCGAGATTTTCGCCCGCCGACCGTTTCCGGGCTGGAAAGTCTGGGGCAACGAGGTGAAATCGGACATCGTGATCCCGGGATACCCGGTTCCCAGTGACGCCCGACACCGACGCGAGGTGCCGAATGCCTGA
- a CDS encoding type VII secretion target: MSAGEIRVDADLIQQHASRVEQLASDAAEAVSAINSINLSGGAFGLLCAWMVPPVSMLSGVVSSAISGGEDLIGRTATEIRAALGEFDQYEESVTQSVANIEKALG; this comes from the coding sequence ATGAGCGCCGGTGAGATCCGGGTGGATGCTGACCTGATCCAGCAGCACGCGAGTCGGGTAGAGCAGCTGGCAAGCGATGCTGCCGAAGCCGTTTCCGCGATCAACTCCATCAACCTCTCTGGGGGAGCTTTCGGGCTTCTGTGCGCGTGGATGGTCCCGCCCGTCTCAATGTTGTCCGGGGTGGTGTCATCGGCCATCTCGGGCGGCGAGGACCTCATCGGACGGACGGCAACCGAAATCCGCGCCGCCCTCGGAGAGTTCGATCAGTATGAGGAGTCCGTCACCCAGTCCGTCGCCAACATCGAGAAGGCGCTCGGCTAA